One genomic region from Desulfobacterales bacterium encodes:
- a CDS encoding molybdopterin-dependent oxidoreductase, with protein sequence METKVNKVKLSIDGKEVLVDDGLTILEAARQNGIDIPTLCQHEALSNWGGCRMCVVEVDGSPKLIASCVMPVRSGMAVVTTNDYILECRRTMMEFIFAERNHNCMFCPQSGDCELQKLAYELQMDHLTVAFSFNKFPTDVTSEYMAIDHNRCILCGRCVRACKEIVGASVLNFQNRGPKNLIGMDLDETREQSSCYGCGICMQVCPTGAMVNRYRSHYAVKGHSKDWQPLDTVCSQCGLLCPTVNFVKDNNLLNIEGKLTGDNGRPDRGQLCYKGRFEALKNTGKRLDSPMVRSGNGTWEKSTWDEILKLVSGKLNDVKKKEGGEAIFGLASSAASNEELVLFRDFMTQGCSAVYVDTFDGAHFRTVAGVYKEGKEAFREASWKMIPQADMVMLLGAAPSQSQPMISTLLGKGILQRSQKVAVLGETDPIQPYATYYIPVADGALPLLIGALKAGIKGSGDGGKLLEKAGLDADAVKAFHEVVKAFSDSVNPLFVVGEKLTGLEDPAVLADIASLAKQKGLYPDNTLRLIILKPRGNSAGAWKMGISSSNKVPGKSKWKAGLVLLGEPDDSYLAALEGLKSAGFVAAISPYFPESLADQVDALIPKPAWLEEEGTFTSVEGHETAYKQKTLQAPAGVMDSWEIFKNLAERVGFKPEYQSWKNLSKKAEHEIKK encoded by the coding sequence ATGGAAACAAAGGTCAATAAGGTAAAGCTTTCGATAGACGGCAAAGAGGTCTTGGTTGATGACGGCTTGACCATCCTTGAAGCGGCCCGGCAAAACGGAATTGACATTCCGACCCTTTGCCAGCATGAGGCGCTTTCAAACTGGGGCGGATGCCGGATGTGCGTGGTTGAAGTCGACGGCTCTCCCAAGCTGATCGCCAGCTGCGTGATGCCGGTGCGAAGCGGCATGGCGGTGGTGACCACGAATGATTATATCCTTGAATGCCGCCGAACCATGATGGAGTTTATCTTTGCCGAAAGGAACCATAACTGCATGTTCTGTCCCCAGAGCGGGGATTGTGAACTTCAGAAACTTGCCTATGAATTGCAGATGGATCATCTGACGGTTGCATTTTCCTTTAATAAGTTTCCCACGGATGTTACCAGTGAATATATGGCCATCGACCATAATCGCTGCATCCTGTGCGGACGGTGTGTGCGCGCCTGCAAGGAGATTGTCGGCGCGTCGGTGCTGAATTTCCAGAACCGCGGACCGAAAAACCTCATCGGTATGGATTTAGACGAAACCCGTGAACAATCCAGCTGCTACGGCTGCGGCATCTGCATGCAGGTGTGTCCCACCGGTGCGATGGTCAACCGCTACCGCAGCCACTATGCGGTCAAGGGGCATTCAAAGGACTGGCAGCCGCTCGATACCGTTTGCTCCCAGTGCGGGCTGCTGTGTCCGACCGTTAACTTTGTCAAGGACAATAACCTGCTCAACATTGAAGGCAAGCTCACGGGGGATAACGGCCGTCCGGATCGGGGCCAGCTCTGCTACAAAGGCCGGTTTGAAGCATTGAAAAATACGGGAAAACGCCTGGACAGTCCCATGGTGCGTTCCGGCAATGGCACCTGGGAAAAGTCGACCTGGGATGAAATTCTTAAACTGGTTTCCGGAAAGCTGAATGACGTTAAAAAGAAAGAGGGGGGCGAAGCCATATTCGGGCTGGCTTCCAGTGCGGCATCCAATGAAGAACTGGTATTGTTCAGAGATTTCATGACGCAGGGATGCTCGGCTGTCTATGTGGACACTTTTGACGGGGCCCATTTCAGGACCGTTGCCGGAGTCTATAAGGAAGGGAAGGAAGCTTTCAGGGAAGCCTCATGGAAAATGATCCCGCAAGCCGATATGGTCATGCTGCTGGGCGCAGCCCCCTCCCAAAGCCAGCCGATGATTTCAACCCTCCTGGGCAAGGGGATCTTGCAACGCAGTCAAAAAGTGGCTGTTCTGGGGGAGACGGATCCGATTCAACCCTATGCTACGTATTATATTCCCGTGGCGGATGGGGCGCTGCCCCTGCTGATAGGAGCTCTGAAGGCCGGCATAAAGGGGTCGGGCGATGGGGGTAAACTCCTGGAGAAGGCGGGTCTTGATGCAGATGCCGTCAAGGCTTTTCATGAAGTGGTTAAAGCCTTTTCCGATTCGGTAAACCCCTTATTTGTCGTGGGCGAAAAACTTACCGGTCTTGAGGATCCCGCCGTCTTGGCTGATATCGCGAGTCTGGCAAAGCAGAAGGGGCTTTATCCGGACAACACCCTGCGGCTGATCATCCTAAAACCCCGCGGCAACAGCGCCGGCGCCTGGAAGATGGGAATTTCATCTTCGAACAAAGTACCCGGCAAAAGCAAATGGAAAGCGGGCCTGGTCCTTCTCGGCGAACCGGACGATTCGTATCTTGCGGCTTTGGAAGGACTCAAAAGCGCAGGCTTTGTTGCGGCGATCAGCCCCTACTTTCCTGAATCCCTGGCCGACCAGGTCGATGCACTGATCCCCAAACCCGCATGGCTGGAGGAGGAAGGAACCTTTACTTCCGTGGAGGGCCATGAAACCGCCTATAAGCAAAAAACGCTGCAGGCGCCGGCGGGGGTAATGGATTCATGGGAGATATTCAAAAATCTGGCTGAACGCGTCGGCTTTAAACCGGAGTATCAATCCTGGAAAAACCTTTCCAAAAAGGCCGAACACGAAATCAAAAAATAG
- a CDS encoding NADP oxidoreductase — MAKPKVATVWLEGCAGCHMSFLDLDESLVDILGKIELTVTPITDFKDFDFPEVTVGIIEGGVGNQEQLEITHHLRKKCKILVAWGDCAVFGGVNTMRNWIPTEEILRRGYIETESTVNGVLPIHAELPVLLDKVLPVNEVVPVDVYVPGCPPSPEAIAHSLTEILQGRLPVLPIELIHFD, encoded by the coding sequence ATGGCAAAACCGAAGGTAGCAACCGTGTGGCTGGAGGGATGCGCCGGCTGTCATATGTCCTTTCTGGATCTGGACGAAAGCCTGGTGGATATCCTGGGTAAAATCGAATTAACGGTGACACCCATTACCGATTTTAAAGATTTTGATTTTCCGGAAGTAACGGTCGGAATTATCGAAGGCGGCGTCGGGAATCAGGAACAATTGGAAATTACCCATCACCTCAGAAAGAAGTGCAAGATTCTTGTGGCCTGGGGAGATTGCGCGGTATTCGGAGGGGTCAACACGATGCGGAACTGGATTCCCACGGAAGAAATTCTCAGGCGGGGTTATATTGAGACCGAAAGCACGGTGAACGGCGTGTTGCCCATTCATGCAGAACTTCCTGTTCTGCTGGACAAGGTTCTCCCGGTAAATGAGGTGGTCCCCGTGGATGTATATGTACCGGGGTGCCCGCCCTCGCCGGAAGCCATTGCACATAGTTTAACTGAAATCTTACAGGGACGGCTGCCGGTTCTTCCAATAGAGCTGATCCATTTTGATTGA
- the nuoE gene encoding NADH-quinone oxidoreductase subunit NuoE — MSANTSVAQERDELQEFSPEQLAAVDAIIEHHQLKPGALIPVLEEIQEAIGYLPKAIQRKVAFGLKIPFSEIYGVVTFYSFFTIKPRGRHTIRTCLGTACYVRGGKRIAESLAQAFGIKDGETTPDRRFTFETVRCLGACGLGPAMVVDNDVHGRVKPAKVKDILEPYI; from the coding sequence ATGTCAGCGAATACCTCAGTCGCACAAGAGCGAGATGAATTGCAGGAATTCAGCCCGGAACAATTGGCGGCCGTAGATGCCATTATTGAACATCATCAGTTGAAGCCGGGCGCCCTCATCCCTGTTCTGGAGGAGATTCAGGAAGCGATCGGGTATCTACCCAAGGCCATCCAGCGCAAAGTCGCCTTCGGTCTCAAGATTCCTTTCAGCGAGATCTATGGGGTCGTTACCTTCTATTCATTTTTTACCATAAAACCCCGGGGCCGTCATACCATCCGGACCTGCCTGGGAACGGCTTGTTACGTCCGCGGCGGCAAGCGCATTGCGGAAAGCTTGGCACAGGCTTTCGGCATCAAGGATGGCGAAACCACACCGGACCGACGGTTCACTTTCGAGACGGTGCGCTGTCTGGGCGCCTGCGGATTGGGTCCGGCGATGGTTGTGGACAACGACGTCCACGGGCGGGTCAAACCGGCCAAGGTCAAGGACATCCTGGAGCCTTACATTTAA
- a CDS encoding NADH-ubiquinone oxidoreductase-F iron-sulfur binding region domain-containing protein has product MKVFRAHLLLCGGTGCHASGSLEVKKALLAELDKRGLAGEIKVVETGCNGFCAMGPVMVVYPEGVMYMMVQVGDIPELVEEHLLKGRVLERLLYKEPVTGEVIPTMQEIPFFALQDLRVLRNRGIIDPEIIEEYIACDGYAGMAKALTEMTPEEIVKEVLDSGLRGRGGAGFPTGLKWRFASQSPGDIKYVLCNADEGDPGAFMDRSVLEADPHAVLEGMVIAAKAIGAHQGYIYCRAEYPLAIHRLNIAIDQAREAGLLGRDILGTGFDFELEIYKGAGAFVCGEETALMTSIEGKRGMPRPRPPFPAISGLWQRPSILNNVETLANIGQIILRGAAWYAGAGTTRSKGTKVFALTGDVNNIGLVEVPMGTPLGTIVYDIGGGIAKGKKFKAAQLGGPSGGMIPIQHLNAPVDYEKVAELGAIMGSGGLIVMNEDSCAVDMARFFMDFCKDESCGKCTPCRAGTQKMLEILTNICNGKGKEGDIEKLEKWANVIKNTALCGLGQTAPNPVLSTLRYFREEYEAHIRENRCPAVVCQAFFKTPCMHACPINMDIPSYLALIKADRLEDAYKVLLKTNPFPSICGRVCDHKCETKCRRSTVDEAVGIKYLKRYITDNAARPRQEKAPLTRKEKIAVIGAGPSGLTAARDLALRGYAVTLFDEYAQAGGMLRWGIPAYRLPREILDQEIADILALGIEFRNNTKVGLDVSWDEIRVAYNAVYLAIGAQRSARSGVEGDGLKGVEGAIEFLREVNLGRNPKVGKHVAVVGGGNSAVDAARSALRLGAETVTILYRRLREDMPAQEVEIHAAEAEGIKIEYLAAPVRFQGADGRLQSVICQRMTLGEFDASGRRKPVPFTGSEFSLEADQVILAIGQEAIFPFDAGQAGIGVTKRKLIEVVKGSKTATAAAMVFAGGDAVTGPDTVVGAVAAGHHAAAEIDAAVRLQNGEALYVPVEEEIPIPMVLEEETEEIPRVCIPEVACLERIKDFREVELGLSKEAALTEASRCLRCDIQIE; this is encoded by the coding sequence ATGAAGGTGTTTCGCGCACATTTGCTGCTTTGCGGAGGAACGGGCTGCCATGCGTCGGGCAGTCTCGAAGTCAAGAAGGCCCTCCTCGCAGAACTGGATAAGAGAGGGTTGGCCGGTGAGATCAAGGTCGTCGAGACCGGTTGCAACGGCTTCTGCGCCATGGGACCGGTCATGGTCGTTTATCCCGAGGGCGTCATGTATATGATGGTCCAGGTAGGGGATATTCCGGAGCTGGTCGAGGAACATTTACTCAAGGGCCGGGTGCTGGAGCGTCTCCTTTACAAGGAGCCCGTAACCGGCGAGGTCATTCCCACGATGCAGGAGATTCCGTTTTTCGCCCTGCAGGATCTCCGCGTTCTCCGCAATCGGGGCATCATCGATCCGGAAATCATCGAGGAATACATCGCCTGCGACGGTTACGCCGGAATGGCCAAGGCCCTGACCGAAATGACGCCCGAAGAGATCGTTAAGGAGGTCCTGGACTCCGGTCTGCGCGGGCGCGGCGGCGCCGGGTTTCCCACGGGACTTAAATGGAGATTTGCCTCGCAGTCGCCCGGAGACATCAAGTATGTCCTGTGCAACGCCGACGAGGGGGATCCCGGCGCCTTCATGGACCGGAGCGTACTGGAGGCCGACCCTCACGCTGTGCTGGAAGGGATGGTCATCGCCGCCAAGGCCATCGGCGCCCATCAAGGCTACATCTACTGCCGCGCCGAATACCCGCTTGCCATCCACCGTCTCAATATCGCCATCGACCAGGCCAGGGAAGCGGGTCTGCTGGGCAGGGACATCCTGGGTACAGGCTTTGATTTCGAGCTGGAGATTTACAAGGGCGCCGGGGCATTTGTCTGCGGCGAAGAAACGGCCCTCATGACTTCCATCGAGGGAAAACGAGGCATGCCGAGACCGCGCCCCCCCTTCCCCGCTATCTCGGGTCTGTGGCAGCGTCCGTCCATCCTGAACAATGTCGAGACCCTTGCCAACATCGGCCAGATTATCCTTCGCGGCGCCGCCTGGTATGCCGGCGCGGGTACGACGAGGAGCAAAGGGACGAAGGTTTTCGCCCTTACCGGCGATGTGAATAACATCGGCCTTGTGGAAGTGCCCATGGGCACCCCCCTGGGCACGATCGTTTATGACATCGGCGGCGGGATCGCCAAGGGCAAGAAATTCAAGGCCGCCCAGTTGGGCGGACCCTCCGGCGGGATGATTCCGATACAGCACCTGAATGCGCCCGTGGATTACGAAAAGGTCGCCGAACTCGGGGCCATCATGGGTTCCGGCGGGCTCATCGTCATGAACGAAGACTCCTGCGCCGTCGATATGGCCCGGTTCTTCATGGATTTCTGCAAGGACGAGTCCTGCGGGAAATGCACCCCCTGCCGTGCGGGTACACAGAAGATGCTGGAGATCCTGACCAATATCTGCAACGGCAAGGGGAAGGAAGGGGACATCGAAAAACTTGAAAAATGGGCCAATGTCATTAAAAACACGGCGCTTTGCGGGCTGGGGCAAACGGCGCCGAACCCGGTGCTCTCCACCCTGCGCTACTTCCGTGAGGAGTATGAGGCCCACATTCGGGAAAATCGCTGCCCGGCGGTGGTCTGTCAGGCCTTTTTCAAGACCCCGTGCATGCATGCCTGCCCGATCAACATGGACATCCCCAGCTACCTGGCTTTAATCAAGGCCGATCGCCTGGAAGATGCCTATAAGGTCCTTTTAAAAACCAATCCGTTTCCATCAATTTGCGGCAGGGTGTGCGACCATAAGTGTGAAACCAAGTGCCGCCGGTCCACAGTGGATGAAGCCGTCGGCATCAAGTATCTGAAGCGCTATATTACCGATAATGCCGCCCGGCCGCGCCAGGAAAAAGCGCCGTTAACCCGCAAAGAAAAGATCGCGGTCATCGGCGCCGGTCCTTCGGGTTTGACGGCGGCAAGAGATCTGGCTTTGCGGGGCTATGCAGTCACCCTTTTCGATGAATATGCGCAGGCCGGCGGCATGCTGCGCTGGGGCATCCCCGCCTACCGGTTGCCGCGGGAGATTCTCGATCAAGAAATCGCCGACATCCTGGCCCTCGGCATTGAGTTTCGCAACAATACCAAGGTGGGCTTGGACGTCTCCTGGGATGAGATACGGGTAGCCTACAATGCGGTTTATCTTGCTATCGGCGCCCAGCGCAGCGCACGTTCCGGCGTAGAGGGGGATGGACTGAAAGGCGTCGAAGGGGCGATCGAGTTCCTGCGGGAAGTGAATCTGGGAAGAAATCCCAAGGTGGGAAAACACGTTGCCGTCGTCGGGGGCGGAAATTCCGCTGTCGATGCCGCCCGGTCGGCCCTGAGGCTCGGCGCCGAAACGGTGACTATTCTGTATCGGCGCCTGCGCGAAGACATGCCGGCCCAGGAAGTTGAGATTCATGCGGCTGAAGCCGAAGGAATCAAGATTGAATATCTGGCAGCCCCCGTTCGATTCCAGGGGGCGGACGGCCGGCTGCAAAGCGTTATCTGCCAGCGGATGACCTTGGGTGAATTTGATGCAAGCGGTCGCAGAAAACCCGTGCCCTTCACCGGCAGCGAGTTCAGTCTGGAGGCGGACCAGGTGATTCTGGCCATCGGTCAGGAAGCAATCTTCCCGTTTGATGCCGGGCAGGCGGGGATCGGCGTGACCAAACGAAAGCTCATTGAAGTCGTAAAGGGTTCAAAGACTGCAACCGCCGCTGCGATGGTCTTTGCAGGCGGCGATGCGGTCACCGGTCCCGATACGGTGGTCGGCGCTGTGGCAGCCGGGCATCATGCCGCCGCCGAGATCGATGCGGCCGTTCGCCTGCAAAATGGAGAAGCGCTCTACGTTCCCGTGGAAGAGGAAATCCCAATTCCCATGGTCTTGGAGGAAGAAACCGAGGAGATTCCGCGTGTCTGCATTCCCGAAGTGGCTTGTCTGGAAAGAATTAAGGATTTCAGGGAAGTGGAACTGGGGTTGTCGAAGGAAGCGGCGCTGACGGAAGCGAGCCGCTGCCTGCGTTGCGATATCCAGATTGAATAA
- a CDS encoding ATP-binding protein, producing MNRKDTPNNLYYHSLTRKLILIVIIVSLTPMILVIGIILEQFRSSHHEKVRAHLKELVLKHKQHIDGFLNEKLSDLRFTSKSFSLDELRNENFLRGKLTELKREYNAVFEDLGLINADGFQVAYAGPFGLANALYSQSDWFKKAIKSDFYISDVFLGLRGIPHFIIAVKQNRQGDDWILRTTIDFKSFNSLVESIRIGKTGSAFILNKAGEFQTTSQADAVADKETYLHFIDSVAKSKDGIDIIEKKDEAGRKRIFVAASLKHGDWLLIYRQDAADAYADFNRTQKIALAIFLLGALAIITMAFLVSKRMVSRIAKADREKEMMNQQVIETGKLASIGELAAGIAHEINNPVAIMVEEAGWIQDLLSEEEFGQSQNLEEFNRALKQINTQGKRCKEITHKLLSFARKTDPRVHEVQINTLIQEVVGISDQRAKYSNVTIHTDLTPDLPLTEVSPTEFQQVFLNLINNALDAMEKKGGTLNISSRLEEDRVVVTVSDNGPGIPREYLARIFDPFFTTKAVGKGTGLGLSICYGIVKKIGGEIDVRSVLEEGTTFDVKLPISKKTEIISDAK from the coding sequence ATGAACCGAAAAGACACCCCCAATAATCTTTATTACCACTCATTGACACGTAAGCTGATCCTCATCGTCATCATTGTTTCCCTTACCCCCATGATTCTGGTCATCGGTATTATTCTGGAACAGTTCCGGTCCTCTCACCATGAAAAAGTCCGTGCCCATCTCAAAGAACTGGTCCTGAAGCATAAGCAGCATATTGACGGATTTTTAAATGAAAAGCTGAGCGACCTGCGTTTTACTTCAAAATCCTTCAGCCTTGATGAACTGCGCAATGAAAACTTTTTGCGGGGGAAATTGACCGAGCTGAAAAGAGAATACAACGCTGTTTTTGAAGATCTCGGCCTGATCAACGCGGACGGTTTTCAGGTCGCTTATGCCGGACCGTTTGGATTGGCAAACGCTCTTTATTCTCAATCCGACTGGTTTAAAAAAGCCATCAAAAGCGATTTCTATATCAGCGATGTCTTCCTGGGATTGCGGGGAATCCCCCACTTTATTATCGCAGTCAAACAGAACCGGCAGGGGGATGATTGGATTTTGAGGACCACCATCGATTTTAAGTCCTTTAACTCTCTGGTGGAAAGCATCCGTATCGGCAAAACCGGCTCGGCTTTTATTTTAAATAAAGCCGGCGAATTCCAGACAACGTCTCAAGCCGATGCCGTCGCTGATAAAGAAACGTACCTGCACTTTATCGATAGCGTTGCCAAAAGCAAAGACGGCATTGATATAATTGAAAAAAAAGACGAGGCCGGCCGGAAAAGAATTTTTGTAGCGGCATCCCTCAAGCACGGGGACTGGCTGCTGATATACCGGCAGGACGCTGCCGACGCCTACGCCGATTTCAACCGGACCCAAAAAATCGCCTTGGCTATTTTTCTGCTGGGCGCGCTGGCCATCATCACCATGGCATTCCTGGTATCGAAACGCATGGTCAGCCGGATTGCCAAGGCAGACCGCGAAAAGGAGATGATGAACCAGCAGGTCATCGAAACCGGCAAGCTGGCTTCCATCGGCGAGCTGGCCGCCGGCATCGCCCATGAAATCAATAATCCGGTCGCCATCATGGTGGAGGAAGCCGGCTGGATCCAGGACCTGCTGTCGGAAGAAGAATTCGGGCAAAGTCAAAACCTGGAGGAATTCAACCGGGCCCTCAAGCAGATCAACACCCAGGGCAAACGCTGTAAGGAAATTACCCATAAGCTGCTGAGTTTTGCCCGCAAAACCGATCCGCGGGTGCACGAAGTCCAGATCAACACCTTGATCCAAGAGGTGGTGGGCATTTCCGATCAGCGCGCGAAATACAGCAATGTAACCATTCATACCGATCTTACCCCGGATCTGCCGCTCACCGAAGTCTCGCCAACTGAATTCCAGCAGGTTTTTCTGAACCTGATCAATAATGCTTTGGACGCCATGGAAAAAAAGGGGGGTACGCTCAATATCAGCAGCCGGCTGGAGGAAGATCGCGTGGTGGTCACTGTATCCGACAATGGGCCGGGAATCCCCCGAGAGTATCTTGCCAGGATATTCGACCCCTTCTTTACCACCAAAGCGGTGGGCAAGGGGACCGGTTTAGGCCTGTCCATCTGCTACGGAATTGTTAAAAAAATCGGGGGTGAAATCGACGTCCGCAGCGTTCTGGAGGAGGGCACGACCTTTGACGTCAAGCTTCCGATTTCTAAAAAAACGGAAATAATAAGCGATGCAAAATGA
- a CDS encoding response regulator — protein MERKYTILIADRNPHVREFLRREMTAAGYRIILADKGRDVVKQVYQNAPVDLLILDPDLPDVEESAVLKKVRNRIPTLPVVVHTLISDYETHKDLANAAAFVEKRGSSIEKLREVVSDILQQSSVRTAAASPHKNTDTGGS, from the coding sequence GTGGAAAGAAAATACACCATCTTAATTGCGGATCGGAATCCGCATGTGCGTGAATTTTTAAGGCGTGAAATGACGGCAGCGGGATATCGGATTATATTGGCGGATAAGGGCCGAGACGTTGTCAAACAGGTATATCAGAACGCGCCCGTCGATCTGCTGATACTGGATCCTGATTTGCCGGATGTGGAGGAGTCCGCCGTGCTCAAAAAAGTTCGCAACCGTATCCCGACGCTTCCGGTAGTCGTGCATACATTGATATCCGATTATGAAACCCACAAAGACCTTGCAAACGCAGCCGCGTTTGTCGAAAAAAGGGGAAGCAGCATCGAAAAACTCAGAGAGGTCGTTTCAGATATCCTGCAGCAGTCGAGCGTTAGGACGGCAGCAGCATCACCCCATAAAAATACAGACACCGGCGGATCCTAA
- a CDS encoding hydrogenase maturation protease has protein sequence MSTLEAQACWIVGYGNRQRRDDGIGPYVVEKLKGALEQKKGVRLLAVPQLGADLVEDLREADQILFVDATIDNPEGGRKWRRLYPEMQVLPYLTHHVDPAFLLGLMQALYSRAASAWLVSIHGSDFGFGEGLSPESARTADRVSLEILEFICQKN, from the coding sequence GTGTCGACCCTTGAAGCACAGGCGTGTTGGATTGTCGGATACGGGAACCGGCAGCGCCGGGATGACGGCATTGGTCCCTATGTCGTGGAGAAACTGAAAGGGGCTTTAGAACAGAAAAAAGGGGTGCGCCTTCTGGCAGTGCCCCAGCTCGGGGCCGATCTGGTTGAAGATTTGCGGGAGGCCGATCAGATCCTGTTTGTTGACGCGACCATCGACAACCCGGAGGGCGGACGGAAATGGCGCCGGCTCTACCCTGAAATGCAGGTGCTTCCCTATCTGACCCATCATGTCGATCCGGCCTTCCTCCTGGGCCTTATGCAGGCGCTTTACAGTCGTGCTGCTTCCGCCTGGCTGGTTTCGATACACGGGAGTGATTTTGGATTCGGCGAGGGGCTCAGCCCGGAGTCTGCCAGGACAGCCGATCGGGTAAGTCTTGAAATTTTAGAGTTTATCTGCCAGAAGAATTAA
- a CDS encoding (2Fe-2S) ferredoxin domain-containing protein: MAKLTIADLKKIKDRVHAETALRQGDRRARVTVHMGTCGIASGAREVMDALMRAIEETGVSDVAVTTSGCMGLCSREPLVTVEITGQEPIKYEYVNPNKMRQIFKRHVLEGEIQTPFVLARGAEIVK; the protein is encoded by the coding sequence ATGGCAAAACTGACAATTGCGGACTTGAAAAAGATCAAGGACAGGGTGCATGCGGAAACGGCCCTGCGTCAAGGGGATCGCCGCGCACGGGTGACCGTCCACATGGGAACATGCGGAATCGCCTCGGGGGCGCGCGAGGTGATGGACGCGCTGATGCGCGCGATCGAAGAAACCGGCGTATCCGATGTGGCCGTTACCACATCGGGTTGCATGGGGTTGTGCAGCCGGGAACCCCTCGTAACCGTTGAAATCACCGGGCAGGAGCCCATCAAATACGAATATGTGAACCCCAACAAGATGCGGCAGATCTTCAAGCGCCACGTTCTGGAAGGCGAGATCCAGACCCCGTTCGTGCTGGCCCGGGGAGCCGAGATCGTAAAATAG
- a CDS encoding Ni/Fe hydrogenase subunit alpha: MKTLRKITINPISRLEGHGKVTINLDAAGEVQDAYFHVTQFRGYEKFCEGRPFEEMPIITQRICGICPVSHQLASAKACDAVLGIEIPATGKLLRELMHMGQFIQSHALHFFHLASPDLLLGWDSDPAQRNVVGVVAKFPEIAVKGIQLRKFGQEIIKALGGKKVHPAFAIPGGVTNTLHREDRDRLLAGFAEAYSTCETALDIVKGWGEKNLAEVKRFANFRSNYVGLMDENGCPNMYEGRIRIADPDRKVLAEFEPKDYLTFIGEHVEPWSYMKFPFYKSQGYPQGAYRVGPLARLNAADGMSTPRADKEFRNYLALTRDGLWGCTLLYHYTRQIELLNCLERAEEILKDERVCGTEIRITTNPSNAEGVGVIEAPRGILIHHYWVNKYGAIEKANLIVATGHNNIAINRSVELVAKEYIHKGDVREGLLNRVEGAIRCYDPCLSCATHALGQMALKIQIFGHSGEILHELRRD, translated from the coding sequence ATGAAGACTCTAAGAAAGATAACCATCAATCCCATCAGCCGGCTGGAGGGGCATGGGAAAGTGACCATCAACCTCGATGCAGCCGGCGAGGTGCAGGATGCCTATTTTCATGTAACCCAGTTCAGAGGATACGAAAAGTTCTGCGAGGGGCGGCCTTTTGAAGAGATGCCCATCATCACCCAGCGGATCTGCGGCATCTGTCCGGTCAGCCATCAGCTGGCATCGGCCAAGGCCTGCGACGCCGTCCTGGGGATCGAAATTCCCGCAACCGGCAAACTCCTCAGAGAATTAATGCACATGGGACAATTCATTCAGTCCCATGCCCTGCATTTCTTTCACCTGGCAAGTCCTGATCTCCTTTTGGGATGGGATTCGGATCCGGCCCAGCGCAATGTGGTGGGAGTGGTGGCGAAATTTCCGGAAATCGCCGTAAAGGGCATCCAATTGAGAAAGTTCGGCCAGGAGATCATCAAGGCCCTGGGCGGCAAAAAAGTCCATCCCGCATTCGCCATTCCGGGAGGGGTCACCAATACCCTGCACCGTGAAGACCGCGACCGGCTGCTGGCTGGTTTTGCCGAAGCTTACAGCACCTGTGAAACGGCTCTGGACATTGTTAAAGGCTGGGGAGAGAAAAATCTGGCGGAAGTCAAACGGTTTGCCAATTTTAGATCCAATTATGTGGGACTCATGGATGAAAACGGATGCCCCAACATGTACGAAGGCAGAATTCGGATCGCAGACCCCGACAGGAAGGTGCTGGCTGAATTCGAACCCAAGGACTATCTGACATTTATCGGGGAGCATGTGGAACCCTGGTCTTATATGAAGTTTCCATTTTACAAAAGCCAAGGGTATCCCCAGGGCGCTTACCGGGTGGGACCCCTGGCAAGGCTGAATGCCGCTGACGGCATGAGCACCCCTCGGGCGGACAAAGAGTTCAGGAACTACCTGGCCCTGACCCGGGACGGACTCTGGGGCTGCACCCTGCTGTATCATTACACCCGCCAGATCGAACTCCTGAATTGCCTGGAAAGAGCCGAGGAAATCCTGAAAGATGAACGCGTTTGTGGGACTGAGATCCGAATTACGACGAACCCGTCCAATGCCGAGGGCGTCGGTGTCATCGAGGCGCCCAGGGGAATCTTGATCCATCACTACTGGGTCAACAAGTACGGGGCTATTGAGAAGGCCAACCTGATTGTGGCCACCGGCCACAACAATATCGCCATAAATCGATCGGTTGAGCTGGTGGCCAAGGAATATATCCACAAGGGCGATGTTCGGGAAGGGCTGCTAAACCGTGTGGAAGGCGCGATCCGCTGCTATGACCCCTGCCTGTCATGTGCTACCCATGCCCTTGGCCAGATGGCGTTGAAAATCCAGATTTTCGGCCATAGCGGCGAGATTCTGCATGAATTGCGGAGGGATTAG